In Elaeis guineensis isolate ETL-2024a chromosome 1, EG11, whole genome shotgun sequence, a genomic segment contains:
- the LOC105060395 gene encoding auxin response factor 2B has product MASSEVSVVKGSNGRGESFSSGCSGTNEGGGVVVEAGQGFGAAPMAGKESEDALYTELWHACAGPLVTVPRVGERVFYFPQGHIEQVEASTNQVADQQMPVYNLPSKILCRVINVQLKAEPDTDEVFAQVTLLPEKQDENAVEKETLPPPPPRPRVHSFCKTLTASDTSTHGGFSVLRRHADECLPPLDMCRQPPTQELVAKDLHGIEWRLRHIFRGQPRRHLLQSGWSVFVSSKRLVAGDAFIFLRGENGELRVGVRRAMRQQTNVPSSVISSHSMHLGVLATAWHAVNTGTMFTVYYKPRTSPSDFIVPCDQYMESLKNNHSIGMRFKMRFEGEEAPEQRFTGTIVGIEDADSNRWPGSKWRCLKVRWDETSSIPRPERVSPWKIEPALTPPPINPLPMPRSKRPRSNVMPCSPDSSILTKEAASKVNIDPSHSHGTPRVLQGQEVMTLRNSFAENSKSDTAQKPIMWSSSCDEEKTDVSVQRRLGSEKWMQMVRHEPNYMDMLPGFWPTHDSHGFSSTLFEKNPGDSRLLKSFFQDPEGICNVLPGQWSLMPPNSSYASHEPNLKMTAQPGEQSYQKTANIRFVGQVGYSAPPGLGIEQHSPNCLAHLLPTSLMENPSQPRVLKPQPSVAAENDVVKPKFSGNCKLFGFHLNSNPAASEMVTSQQMNGSTHEPEPHCHATASLNQLQAIEPNKYSEPSKVIKSADLTPVGSEREKNFQPCSQTSKDMQSKHGGSTRSCTKVHKQGIALGRSVDLTKFNGYNDLFAELDRMFEFQGELMSPNKNWLVVYTDNEGDMMLVGDDPWREFCSMVRKIFIYTREEVQRMNPGTLTSRVEESPATSEERTAAKERKGQAPASSVHPKSC; this is encoded by the exons ATGGCGTCGTCGGAGGTGTCGGTGGTGAAGGGGAGTAATGGAAGAGGGGAGAGCTTCTCGTCTGGGTGCAGCGGGACCAACGAGGGCGGCGGCGTGGTGGTGGAGGCTGGCCAGGGGTTCGGAGCTGCTCCGATGGCTGGGAAAG AGTCGGAGGATGCTTTGTATACCGAGCTCTGGCATGCGTGTGCCGGGCCTCTGGTGACGGTTCCTCGCGTGGGGGAGAGGGTCTTCTACTTCCCCCAGGGGCATATAGAACAA GTTGAGGCTTCGACGAATCAGGTAGCGGACCAGCAGATGCCCGTCTACAACCTTCCGTCCAAGATCCTTTGCCGGGTGATCAACGTGCAGTTGAAG GCCGAGCCGGACACAGATGAGGTGTTTGCCCAAGTGACTTTGCTCCCCGAAAAG CAAGATGAGAACGCGGTGGAGAAGGAGACGCTTCCACCCCCACCACCACGGCCTCGTGTGCACTCTTTCTGTAAGACCCTGACAGCATCGGATACAAGCACCCATGGTGGGTTCTCGGTGCTGAGAAGGCACGCCGATGAGTGCCTTCCTCCCCTG GATATGTGCCGGCAGCCACCGACTCAAgagctggtggcaaaagatttgcATGGGATCGAGTGGCGCTTACGTCACATTTTTCGGG GACAACCAAGGAGACACCTGCTTCAGAGTGGTTGGAGTGTCTTTGTTAGTTCCAAAAGGCTTGTCGCTGGGGATGCTTTTATTTTCTTAAG AGGTGAGAATGGTGAACTACGTGTTGGAGTGAGACGTGCGATGAGACAACAGACAAACGTTCCCTCTTCAGTCATATCCAGTCACAGTATGCACCTAGGCGTCCTAGCAACTGCATGGCATGCTGTCAACACAGGGACCATGTTCACAGTCTACTATAAACCAAG GACAAGCCCTTCTGACTTCATTGTTCCATGTGATCAATATATGGAATCCCTCAAGAACAACCATTCCATAGGAatgaggttcaaaatgagatttgAAGGTGAAGAGGCCCCAGAGCAGAG GTTCACTGGAACCATTGTTGGCATAGAAGATGCAGATTCAAACAGGTGGCCTGGATCAAAATGGAGATGTCTTAAG GTGCGATGGGATGAGACCTCTTCCATTCCTCGTCCAGAGAGAGTTTCTCCTTGGAAAATTGAACCTGCTTTGACCCCTCCTCCAATTAATCCCCTGCCGATGCCCAGGTCTAAGAGGCCGCGATCCAATGTTATGCCATGCTCACCTGATTCATCTATTCTCACAAAAGAAG CTGCATCTAAAGTCAACATAGACCCTTCCCATTCACATGGAACTCCAAGGGTCTTGCAAGGTCAAGAAGTGATGACCTTGAGAAACAGTTTTGCTGAAAATAGCAAGTCAGACACTGCACAGAAGCCCATTATGTGGTCTTCATCATGTGATGAAGAGAAGACTGATGTTTCTGTTCAGAGAAGATTGGGATCAGAAAAATGGATGCAAATGGTACGGCATGAACCAAATTATATGGATATGTTGCCAGGATTTTGGCCGACTCACGACTCACATGGATTCAGCTCAACATTATTTGAAAAAAATCCTGGTGACAGCCGTCTCTTGAAGAGTTTTTTTCAAGATCCAGAAGGAATTTGCAATGTGCTTCCAGGCCAGTGGTCTTTAATGCCTCCAAATTCATCCTATGCTTCACATGAGCCTAACTTGAAAATGACTGCACAACCTGGTGAACAATCGTATCAGAAAACTGCAAATATTAGGTTCGTAGGGCAGGTAGGCTATTCTGCACCACCGGGTCTGGGAATTGAACAACACTCTCCAAACTGTTTGGCACATTTGCTGCCAACTTCATTAATGGAGAACCCCTCACAACCAAGGGTGCTGAAGCCTCAACCCTCTGTGGCAGCAGAAAATGATGTGGTAAAACCCAAATTTAGTGGCAACTGCAAGCTCTTTGGTTTTCATCTTAATAGCAACCCGGCAGCATCGGAAATGGTAACATCACAGCAAATGAATGGTTCAACCCATGAGCCAGAGCCACACTGTCATGCCACTGCATCCTTGAACCAGCTACAGGCCATAGAGCCTAACAAATATTCTGAGCCATCCAAAGTTATAAAGTCAGCAGATCTTACTCCAGTAGGTAGTGAGCGGGAGAAAAATTTTCAGCCTTGCTCACAGACTTCTAAAGACATGCAGAGCAAGCACGGTGGTTCGACGAGAAGTTGCACAAAG GTGCATAAGCAGGGAATTGCTCTTGGGAGATCTGTGGACCTTACAAAGTTCAATGGCTACAATGATTTGTTCGCTGAGTTAGATCGGATGTTTGAATTTCAGGGTGAATTGATGTCTCCCAACAAAAATTGGCTGGTTGTGTATACTGATAATGAGGGTGATATGATGCTTGTCGGAGATGATCCTTGGCG TGAATTCTGCAGCATGGTTCGTAAGATCTTCATCTACACACGAGAGGAGGTCCAGAGGATGAATCCAGGAACACTAACCTCCAGAGTTGAAGAGAGTCCAGCTACTTCTGAGGAAAGAACAGCTGCTAAAGAAAGGAAGGGCCAAGCGCCTGCTTCCTCGGTTCATCCAAAGAGCTGCTAG